A section of the Terriglobales bacterium genome encodes:
- the hemG gene encoding protoporphyrinogen oxidase, with product MKRVAIIGGGTSGLSAAITLERARQNGAGIEYAILEAAPRLGGVLVSERIDGCLVEAGPDSFLTEKTWGLDFVRSLGLGDQLIGSNDPDRKTYIVVKGRLVAIPDGLMFMVPTRIAPMITTELFSLGAKLRFAREYFQKPNAGEDRDETVAELVERHFGPEMVERLADPLLAGVYGGAAADLSAAAVLPRFVDMEKKYGSLSRGMLRARKQREQGIKSDRGVTAMAPRPLFTSLKNGMQQLVDTIVPQLAAGAARTGNPAVALSRQGEKWMVAPEQGSPEEFDAVIMALPANHAGRLLERTSAPLADELKQVQYSSSIVVVCGYDKQDLASAPPGFGFLVPRSEGRRILAATFVHVKFPHRSPPDRGLVRCFIGGWGNEAVLDAADNEILGAVAKDLRELVGITARPRFSRVYRWRGAMAQYTRGHLARVARIEELRRSIPGLELAGNAYRGIGVPDCIATGKAAAESLVKLRI from the coding sequence ATGAAGCGTGTAGCCATTATCGGCGGGGGAACCAGCGGCCTGAGTGCGGCGATCACGCTGGAGCGCGCGCGGCAGAATGGGGCGGGGATCGAGTACGCAATCCTGGAAGCGGCGCCGCGGCTCGGGGGCGTGCTGGTAAGCGAGCGCATCGACGGTTGCCTGGTCGAAGCCGGCCCCGATTCTTTCCTAACTGAAAAAACCTGGGGCCTGGATTTCGTGCGCTCGCTGGGGCTGGGCGACCAGCTCATCGGATCGAACGATCCCGACCGTAAAACCTACATCGTCGTGAAAGGCCGGCTGGTGGCCATCCCCGACGGCCTGATGTTCATGGTGCCTACCAGGATCGCGCCCATGATTACGACGGAGCTGTTTTCCTTGGGCGCCAAGTTGCGTTTCGCGCGCGAGTACTTTCAGAAGCCGAATGCGGGGGAGGACCGCGACGAAACTGTTGCCGAGCTGGTGGAGCGCCACTTCGGCCCGGAGATGGTGGAACGACTGGCGGACCCGCTGCTGGCCGGGGTTTATGGGGGAGCGGCGGCCGACCTCAGCGCCGCGGCGGTGCTGCCGCGCTTCGTGGACATGGAAAAGAAGTATGGCTCGCTCAGTCGCGGCATGCTGCGGGCGCGCAAGCAGCGCGAACAGGGAATAAAAAGCGATCGGGGCGTGACAGCCATGGCGCCGCGTCCGCTGTTCACGTCGTTGAAAAACGGCATGCAGCAACTGGTGGACACGATTGTGCCACAGCTTGCGGCTGGGGCGGCGCGTACAGGAAACCCGGCGGTGGCGCTCAGCCGTCAGGGAGAAAAGTGGATGGTCGCGCCCGAGCAGGGCTCGCCGGAGGAATTTGACGCGGTGATCATGGCGCTTCCGGCGAACCACGCTGGGCGGCTGCTGGAGAGAACCAGCGCGCCGCTAGCCGACGAACTGAAGCAGGTGCAGTACAGCTCCTCCATCGTGGTGGTCTGCGGCTACGACAAGCAGGACTTGGCGTCAGCGCCGCCGGGATTTGGATTTCTGGTTCCGCGCAGCGAAGGACGGCGCATCCTGGCGGCAACTTTTGTGCACGTGAAGTTTCCGCATCGCTCGCCGCCCGACCGTGGACTGGTGCGATGCTTCATCGGCGGCTGGGGCAACGAGGCGGTGCTCGACGCAGCAGACAACGAAATTCTCGGAGCAGTGGCCAAGGACCTGCGCGAACTCGTCGGCATCACCGCCAGGCCGAGATTTAGCCGCGTCTACCGTTGGCGCGGCGCCATGGCACAGTACACGCGGGGACACTTGGCGCGGGTGGCGCGCATCGAGGAATTGCGGCGCAGCATTCCCGGACTGGAGCTTGCGGGAAACGCCTACCGGGGCATCGGCGTGCCGGATTGCATTGCGACCGGCAAGGCGGCGGCGGAGTCACTGGTGAAGTTGAGAATTTGA